From Pseudomonas hefeiensis, one genomic window encodes:
- a CDS encoding AraC family transcriptional regulator, which produces MNNAIDELRSLVMRAETQWTDTGLPRVAMVQAEACASQVYQPMLHLVLQGAKTLSIGDQVLQYLPITYFLVPVDVPATGEIHPSGPGRPYLAISLTLDPNVIATLLTGETLTAEQPATSRFCAVSAPAEMIDAWLRMMRLMDRPNEAAVLGPMIEREILFRVLQGPLGPMLREIARPDGRLAQVRRATQWIGEHYTEPFHVEPLATMTDMSVASFYRHFKSITGMTPIQYQKRLRLLRARWLLLFEPRDAASIAFTVGYESASQFSREYARLFGMPPARDVARFRTSTPEVIEAP; this is translated from the coding sequence ATGAACAACGCGATCGATGAACTGCGCAGTCTGGTAATGCGCGCAGAAACCCAATGGACGGACACCGGACTGCCTCGGGTGGCGATGGTCCAGGCAGAGGCGTGTGCCAGTCAGGTTTATCAGCCGATGCTGCACCTGGTACTCCAGGGTGCCAAAACCTTGTCTATCGGCGATCAGGTTCTGCAGTACTTGCCGATCACCTATTTCCTCGTGCCTGTGGATGTGCCCGCCACCGGCGAGATTCATCCGAGCGGGCCGGGGCGGCCCTATCTTGCGATCAGTCTGACCCTGGACCCGAACGTCATCGCCACGCTGCTGACGGGCGAGACCCTGACGGCCGAGCAACCAGCCACGAGTCGCTTCTGTGCGGTGTCAGCACCTGCTGAAATGATTGATGCCTGGTTACGCATGATGCGGCTGATGGATCGCCCAAACGAAGCTGCAGTGCTAGGGCCGATGATTGAGCGAGAGATTCTGTTTCGAGTCTTGCAAGGACCGTTAGGACCAATGCTGCGTGAAATAGCTCGCCCGGACGGCCGTTTGGCGCAGGTCCGCCGCGCCACCCAATGGATCGGTGAACACTACACTGAACCCTTTCACGTCGAGCCACTGGCGACAATGACTGATATGAGCGTCGCGTCGTTCTATCGCCACTTCAAATCCATCACCGGCATGACGCCCATTCAATATCAGAAGCGTCTGCGCCTGCTCAGGGCGCGCTGGTTGTTGCTGTTCGAGCCCCGCGATGCCGCCTCAATCGCTTTCACGGTGGGTTATGAAAGCGCATCGCAGTTCAGCCGTGAATATGCGCGTCTGTTCGGGATGCCCCCGGCGCGCGATGTCGCCAGGTTCAGAACGTCCACTCCAGAGGTTATCGAGGCGCCATAG
- a CDS encoding glucose 1-dehydrogenase, producing the protein MKLEGKIAVVTGASKGIGAGIAKALGAAGATVIVNYASSKSGADAVVAQIQEQGGKAVGIQADMSKAVDVIRLFDTVKADYGTLDILVNNAGVAVFQMIEDLTEEAFHQQFNVNVLGYLLAVREAVKLLGPSASIINISSILSTDPYLASSVYSATKGAVDTLTFALARELGPRGIRVNSILPGHTNTPATDGNFAGEFGETLIAGTPLGRFGEPEDIAPLAVFLASEDSHWVTGESIRASGGVRGVGY; encoded by the coding sequence ATGAAGCTTGAAGGAAAGATTGCTGTTGTCACTGGCGCATCAAAAGGTATCGGTGCCGGTATCGCCAAAGCGTTAGGTGCGGCGGGCGCTACGGTCATTGTGAACTATGCCTCGAGCAAATCTGGCGCTGACGCGGTTGTTGCACAGATTCAGGAGCAGGGCGGTAAAGCCGTTGGCATCCAGGCAGACATGAGCAAGGCCGTCGACGTGATCCGTTTGTTCGATACGGTCAAGGCCGACTACGGCACGTTGGATATTCTCGTCAATAATGCCGGTGTAGCGGTGTTCCAGATGATCGAAGACCTCACCGAGGAGGCGTTCCACCAGCAATTCAACGTCAATGTACTCGGGTATCTTTTGGCGGTTCGAGAAGCCGTCAAGCTTCTTGGCCCATCGGCCAGCATCATCAACATCAGCTCAATCCTCAGCACCGATCCCTATTTGGCTTCCAGTGTCTATTCAGCCACCAAGGGCGCGGTCGATACGTTGACGTTCGCGTTGGCGCGAGAGCTTGGACCGCGTGGTATCAGGGTCAACTCGATTTTGCCTGGTCACACCAACACGCCAGCGACTGACGGTAACTTCGCTGGTGAGTTTGGCGAAACACTGATCGCTGGCACACCGCTGGGCCGTTTCGGCGAGCCCGAAGACATCGCACCGCTGGCGGTGTTCCTGGCGTCCGAGGACTCGCATTGGGTAACAGGCGAATCCATCCGAGCTTCGGGTGGCGTACGAGGGGTTGGTTACTAA
- a CDS encoding MFS transporter encodes MTQALAAAGVHSDSSPSSISSPGPASWSAVAAIGVGAFALVTAEFLPVGLLPQIASDLMISEGQTGLMITIPGLVAACSALLTISLAKSFDRRHVLWVLLSLLVASNALMACASGLIVLLAGRVLLGIAVGGFWTIGVALGPRLRPDAVGRATSIIFSGVTLGTVAGIPTGTLLGGIFGWRMAFGVFAVLASFVVIALVLLLPSIRPEKSSGLGQIPRVLKQPEVQVGLVAVILIFTGQFAAYTYITPYLNQISGIESNELSLLLLGYGVAGVFGNLFCGWCVERDVRLAVLGTSLLLGFAMLLLACMGNNPLLAVAAVITWGFGFGMLPIAIQNWIFRAAPDRLESVAALFVSIAQLAMGGGALMGGLAVDHYGVASAVWLGAVGALGGAIWIFVRFPHKQIR; translated from the coding sequence ATGACCCAAGCCTTAGCCGCAGCAGGTGTTCACTCCGATTCATCCCCTTCGTCTATTTCTTCTCCCGGTCCCGCTTCATGGAGTGCGGTTGCAGCCATTGGTGTAGGGGCGTTTGCTCTCGTTACAGCAGAGTTCCTGCCTGTCGGGCTACTCCCTCAAATTGCCAGTGATCTAATGATCAGTGAGGGACAAACAGGCCTCATGATCACTATTCCAGGTCTCGTGGCGGCCTGTTCGGCACTCTTGACGATCAGTTTGGCCAAGTCTTTTGATCGCAGGCACGTACTTTGGGTCCTGCTCAGTCTCTTGGTCGCGTCTAACGCACTAATGGCATGCGCAAGTGGATTAATCGTTCTGTTAGCGGGTCGTGTCCTGCTTGGCATTGCGGTGGGCGGATTCTGGACTATCGGTGTTGCGCTTGGCCCGAGGTTGAGACCCGACGCGGTGGGACGGGCGACATCGATTATCTTTTCGGGGGTTACGCTTGGCACTGTCGCAGGCATCCCGACAGGGACGCTGCTTGGAGGCATTTTCGGTTGGCGAATGGCATTCGGCGTTTTCGCCGTATTGGCCTCATTTGTCGTCATTGCGTTAGTACTGCTTCTGCCATCGATTCGTCCAGAAAAGTCATCGGGTCTCGGGCAGATACCGAGGGTGCTGAAACAGCCTGAGGTTCAGGTGGGGCTGGTGGCGGTGATCCTCATATTTACCGGACAATTTGCAGCTTATACCTACATCACGCCCTATCTGAATCAAATCAGCGGGATTGAATCGAACGAGCTGAGCTTGCTGCTATTGGGATATGGCGTTGCCGGTGTATTTGGCAATCTGTTTTGCGGATGGTGTGTCGAACGTGATGTGCGCCTGGCAGTGTTGGGAACATCGCTGCTATTGGGGTTCGCAATGTTATTGCTCGCTTGTATGGGCAACAACCCACTGCTGGCAGTAGCTGCTGTCATCACTTGGGGGTTCGGGTTCGGGATGTTGCCCATTGCCATTCAGAACTGGATTTTCAGGGCAGCGCCTGATCGCCTGGAAAGCGTGGCGGCGCTATTTGTTTCCATCGCTCAGCTCGCAATGGGGGGAGGGGCATTGATGGGAGGATTGGCGGTCGATCACTATGGCGTCGCGAGCGCCGTTTGGCTAGGAGCAGTGGGTGCCTTGGGCGGGGCAATATGGATTTTTGTACGCTTCCCGCACAAGCAGATTAGATAG
- a CDS encoding cupin domain-containing protein has translation MNRSAIISIFEDTNWKDFPGAPEIKYFDVEGSITEPGPFIARVKLPAGLEATPHSHLAPFAERNTVISGVLYVGVGETFDRASCVPLKPGGVVVFPPGLSHFTWNEHETIVQVHGEGPWISTATK, from the coding sequence TTGAATCGCTCAGCCATTATTTCGATTTTTGAAGATACAAATTGGAAGGATTTCCCCGGAGCACCTGAGATCAAGTATTTCGACGTCGAAGGCTCGATCACCGAGCCCGGTCCTTTCATTGCCCGAGTCAAGCTACCTGCTGGCCTTGAGGCAACCCCACACTCACACCTCGCGCCTTTCGCAGAGCGCAACACGGTGATCTCCGGGGTCCTCTATGTCGGAGTGGGCGAAACGTTTGACAGAGCCAGTTGCGTGCCACTCAAACCCGGTGGAGTTGTCGTGTTTCCACCTGGACTCTCACATTTCACGTGGAATGAACATGAAACCATCGTTCAGGTTCACGGTGAGGGTCCATGGATAAGCACAGCGACTAAATGA
- a CDS encoding SDR family oxidoreductase has product MQDRLDGKIALITGATSGIGLATAKLFAAEGAHVYITGRNQNTLKAAQDEIGGNVTSVQADSTRSTDLERLFDQIKAEAGGLDVLFANAGGGSMLALEQITEAHVDDTFGRNVKGTILTVQKALPLMAKGASIILAGSSASIEGTAAFSVYSASKAAVRNLARSWVLDLKGTGIRVNVLSPGPVRTPFLLDFAGEDPAQQQGMLDYLSTRIPLGRVGEPEEIARVALFLASDDASFVNGAEIFADGGQAQV; this is encoded by the coding sequence ATGCAGGATAGACTTGACGGCAAAATCGCCCTTATTACCGGCGCTACCAGTGGCATCGGTCTGGCCACCGCGAAACTGTTCGCGGCTGAAGGCGCGCATGTCTACATAACCGGTCGCAACCAGAACACCCTGAAAGCGGCGCAGGACGAAATCGGCGGCAACGTCACCAGCGTCCAGGCAGATTCAACCCGCAGCACAGATCTTGAGCGGTTGTTTGATCAAATCAAGGCCGAAGCAGGCGGCCTTGATGTGTTATTCGCCAACGCCGGTGGCGGGAGCATGCTTGCTCTGGAACAGATCACCGAAGCACACGTCGATGATACGTTCGGGCGAAATGTTAAGGGCACGATTTTGACCGTTCAGAAAGCCTTGCCACTCATGGCCAAGGGTGCGTCGATCATCCTGGCAGGCTCGAGCGCCAGCATTGAGGGCACCGCTGCGTTCAGTGTCTACTCCGCTTCCAAAGCAGCTGTTCGCAACCTGGCGCGTAGTTGGGTACTTGATCTCAAAGGGACTGGCATTCGTGTGAATGTTTTGAGCCCGGGCCCAGTCCGTACACCATTTCTCCTCGACTTCGCTGGCGAAGATCCGGCTCAGCAACAGGGTATGCTCGACTATCTCAGTACACGCATCCCCTTGGGCCGTGTCGGTGAGCCAGAAGAGATTGCCAGAGTCGCGCTATTTCTGGCTTCTGACGACGCCAGTTTTGTGAATGGCGCCGAAATTTTTGCAGATGGCGGCCAGGCGCAAGTCTGA
- a CDS encoding LysR substrate-binding domain-containing protein yields the protein MNVSESTALTEAVLTGLGIGQIFRFSARAHLGTGQLVPILEDWTQPSHPIQLVYPATRHPSAKLRAFADWAVELFSREDCKPG from the coding sequence ATGAACGTGAGTGAGAGCACCGCCCTCACGGAAGCGGTGCTGACGGGACTGGGCATCGGCCAGATTTTCCGTTTCAGCGCGCGAGCGCATTTGGGCACGGGTCAGTTGGTTCCGATCCTGGAAGACTGGACTCAACCCTCACATCCGATCCAGCTTGTGTATCCGGCAACCCGCCACCCGAGCGCGAAACTACGCGCCTTCGCTGACTGGGCCGTCGAGTTGTTCAGTAGAGAAGACTGCAAGCCTGGGTAG
- a CDS encoding LysR family transcriptional regulator: protein MNQLLAMRVFIRITDARSFAKAADSLNIPRSSVSKLLQDLEQHLGVKLVERSTRSFTITAAGEAYREQTLALLAQLDEMDTTAGEARVSPHGRLRVDVGSSLANLVIIPALPEFQARYPALELLLGVSDRPADLIGEGVDCVIRGGALPDSSLIARHLCSIDYVTCATPAYFSKYGIPRHPQELEEHHQTIRYFFPHTGKSLPLHFSQGAQKYEIKRAFSDERE from the coding sequence TTGAACCAACTTCTCGCCATGAGGGTTTTCATTCGAATCACAGATGCCCGCTCATTTGCCAAAGCGGCAGACTCGCTCAATATCCCTCGCTCATCAGTCAGCAAGCTACTACAGGACCTTGAGCAGCATCTGGGTGTAAAACTCGTCGAGCGCAGTACGCGCTCATTCACCATTACTGCGGCGGGTGAAGCATACCGGGAACAAACCTTGGCGCTCCTGGCACAGCTGGACGAAATGGACACAACCGCGGGGGAAGCGCGAGTCAGCCCCCACGGTAGGCTTCGCGTTGACGTCGGTTCATCACTGGCGAACCTGGTCATCATTCCGGCGCTACCTGAATTCCAAGCACGCTATCCCGCTTTGGAGCTGCTTCTGGGTGTCAGTGATCGTCCTGCCGACCTCATCGGTGAGGGTGTCGATTGCGTGATTCGCGGCGGAGCTCTGCCTGATAGCTCACTCATCGCGCGACACCTTTGCAGTATCGATTATGTGACGTGTGCTACTCCCGCTTATTTCTCTAAATACGGAATCCCGCGGCACCCCCAGGAACTCGAAGAGCATCATCAAACCATTCGCTACTTCTTTCCACACACTGGTAAATCGTTGCCGCTGCATTTCAGTCAAGGCGCCCAGAAGTACGAAATCAAACGGGCGTTCAGTGATGAACGTGAGTGA